The Lineus longissimus chromosome 2, tnLinLong1.2, whole genome shotgun sequence genome window below encodes:
- the LOC135502715 gene encoding uncharacterized protein LOC135502715 isoform X2 → MMTEVKELRDLVKMRGDDYCLKPKEPQLDPEINPIYQGLNRTNKDVKKSLFANYREELTLNRVLKIYNNQCKGKVVGIRYGQRHLWRNYQKLQNRKEMIVRARSAPEQLEEDQDESEELEPERPLTTTVHFFGTDIKTRPLSGNVRDIETIARENKPVYSGNTFSADDRDRTHEVTSPSSKSSIVYHEAKRPKSTKRVKVNSRPQSAAIATSRPQSGVFITQRLSTPERFNSAISRPRSHQYRTEPSAYDVIAQQKDIDPHVLPGDIDRNRFINSSYYRKSKSPRLRDHLSNEVAVLFRQMKIKV, encoded by the exons atgatgACGGAGGTGAAGGAACTAAGGGACCTGGTGAAGATGAGGGGCGATGACTACTGCTTGAAACCAAAA GAACCTCAACTTGATCCAGAAATTAACCCGATCTACCAGGGATTAAACCGAACAAATAAAGATGTTAAAAAGTCACTTTTCGCTAACTATCGAGAGGAATTGACTTTGAATCGGGTGTTGAAGATATACAATAATCAATGCAAGGGTAAGGTGGTTGGAATACGTTACGGTCAGCGCCACCTATGGAGGAATTATCAAAAGTTACAAAACCGAAAGGAGATGATCGTGCGAGCGCGGAGTGCACCGGAACAGCTTGAAGAGGACCAGGATGAGTCGGAGGAACTGGAACCGGAAAGGCCACTGACAACAACTGTTCATTTCTTTGGAACTGACATTAAAACTCGCCCCCTTAGTGGTAATGTTAGAGACATTGAAACAATCGCCAGAGAAAATAAACCCGTTTATTCAGGGAATACGTTCTCAGCAGACGACCGGGACAGAACTCATGAAGTGACGTCACCATCGAGCAAATCGTCAATAGTTTACCATGAGGCGAAACGGCCGAAAAGTACGAAGAGGGTCAAGGTGAACTCTCGACCCCAAAGTGCGGCCATAGCCACATCTCGACCTCAAAGCGGTGTTTTTATCACTCAACGACTGAGTACCCCAGAGCGTTTCAATTCTGCAATCTCCCGCCCAAGATCACACCAATACCGGACTGAACCCTCAGCGTATGACGTCATAGCACAACAAAAGGACATTGATCCGCACGTGCTCCCGGGCGATATTGACAGAAACCGTTTCATAAACAGCTCATATTATCGAAAATCAAAATCTCCACGGTTGAGAGACCATTTATCTAATGAAGTGGCTGTTCTGTTTAGACAAATGAAAATTAAAGTATGA
- the LOC135502727 gene encoding mitochondrial substrate carrier family protein ucpB-like, whose product MTERNETVWRFVLAGASCMSAAAVTNPIDVIKIRMQLDQELSSENKISEILKGRYYRGILRGGVKIVRDEGLAGLYKGLPASLMREGSYSTIRLGAYEPLKQLFGATDPSHTPLWKKICAGAISGAIGSAIATPTDLVKVRMQACRHITEGNADRAGKRYKNTLAAFKEIWGHEGLRGLYVGMGPTVQRAAILTATQIPSYDHTKHTILNHGWMGEGVPLHLTASMIAGFVTASTTSPVDVIKTRIMNQKSKATYTNSFDCAIKTLRAEGLFGLYKGFIPNWMRIGPHTIVTFFIFEQLRKVIGMAPV is encoded by the exons ATGACAGAGAGGAATGAAACAGTATGGAGATTCGTACTGGCTGGTGCATCTTGCATGTCAGCAGCTGCAG ttACAAATCCCATTGATGTAATAAAAATCCGCATGCAGTTGGACCAGGAGCTGTCATCAGAGAATAAAATATCAGAAATTTTGAAGGGGCGATACTACCGGGGAATACTTAGGGGTGGTGTGAAAATCGTCAGAGATGAAGGATTAGCAGGGTTGTATAAAGG ACTTCCAGCGTCATTAATGCGTGAAGGTAGTTATAGTACGATACGACTAGGTGCTTATGAACCATTGAAACAATTGTTTGGAGCCACAGACCCCTCACATACTCCTTTATGGAAAAAAATATGTGCTGGGGCGATTTCAG GGGCAATAGGATCTGCTATAGCCACGCCCACAGACCTCGTGAAGGTGCGGATGCAGGCTTGTCGGCATATTACAGAAGGAAATGCTGACAGAGCTGGCAAAAGATACAAAAACACCTTAGCTGCCTTCAAAGAGATCTGGGGCCATGAAGGACTGCGCGGTCTTTACGTAGGCATGGGACCTACAGTACAGAGAGCGGCAATACTTACAGCTACTCAG ATACCATCGTATGATCACACGAAACACACCATATTAAATCACGGGTGGATGGGAGAGGGAGTGCCGCTCCATCTAACAGCGTCCATGATTGCCGGTTTTGTCACTGCCTCGACTACGTCACCAGTTGACGTCATCAAAACGCGAATCATGAATCAGAAGAGTAAAG CCACCTACACAAATTCATTTGACTGTGCAATAAAGACACTGAGAGCAGAAGGATTATTTGGCCTCTACAAAGGATTCATACCCAACTGGATGAGAATCGGACCCCATACCATTGTTACATTCTTCATATTTGAGCAGCTGCGGAAGGTCATTGGTATGGCGCCTGTCTGA
- the LOC135502715 gene encoding uncharacterized protein LOC135502715 isoform X1 — protein MTNSKEEAASSNRRPFNKPWKTTPTATDTSTLEPQLDPEINPIYQGLNRTNKDVKKSLFANYREELTLNRVLKIYNNQCKGKVVGIRYGQRHLWRNYQKLQNRKEMIVRARSAPEQLEEDQDESEELEPERPLTTTVHFFGTDIKTRPLSGNVRDIETIARENKPVYSGNTFSADDRDRTHEVTSPSSKSSIVYHEAKRPKSTKRVKVNSRPQSAAIATSRPQSGVFITQRLSTPERFNSAISRPRSHQYRTEPSAYDVIAQQKDIDPHVLPGDIDRNRFINSSYYRKSKSPRLRDHLSNEVAVLFRQMKIKV, from the exons ATGACGAACTCGAAAGAGGAAGCAGCCTCATCCAACCGGCGTCCTTTTAATAAGCCATGGAAAACGACACCAACGGCCACAGACACATCGACGCTC GAACCTCAACTTGATCCAGAAATTAACCCGATCTACCAGGGATTAAACCGAACAAATAAAGATGTTAAAAAGTCACTTTTCGCTAACTATCGAGAGGAATTGACTTTGAATCGGGTGTTGAAGATATACAATAATCAATGCAAGGGTAAGGTGGTTGGAATACGTTACGGTCAGCGCCACCTATGGAGGAATTATCAAAAGTTACAAAACCGAAAGGAGATGATCGTGCGAGCGCGGAGTGCACCGGAACAGCTTGAAGAGGACCAGGATGAGTCGGAGGAACTGGAACCGGAAAGGCCACTGACAACAACTGTTCATTTCTTTGGAACTGACATTAAAACTCGCCCCCTTAGTGGTAATGTTAGAGACATTGAAACAATCGCCAGAGAAAATAAACCCGTTTATTCAGGGAATACGTTCTCAGCAGACGACCGGGACAGAACTCATGAAGTGACGTCACCATCGAGCAAATCGTCAATAGTTTACCATGAGGCGAAACGGCCGAAAAGTACGAAGAGGGTCAAGGTGAACTCTCGACCCCAAAGTGCGGCCATAGCCACATCTCGACCTCAAAGCGGTGTTTTTATCACTCAACGACTGAGTACCCCAGAGCGTTTCAATTCTGCAATCTCCCGCCCAAGATCACACCAATACCGGACTGAACCCTCAGCGTATGACGTCATAGCACAACAAAAGGACATTGATCCGCACGTGCTCCCGGGCGATATTGACAGAAACCGTTTCATAAACAGCTCATATTATCGAAAATCAAAATCTCCACGGTTGAGAGACCATTTATCTAATGAAGTGGCTGTTCTGTTTAGACAAATGAAAATTAAAGTATGA
- the LOC135483554 gene encoding 5-formyltetrahydrofolate cyclo-ligase-like: MAASAITAAKNVLRKEIKQRIARLTFEEKHSQSAMVVHKVINSSEYKNSERISVFLSMHDEIHTEGILEHIFKSNKKAFIPHYIGDMMEMVRLHSMEDYQQLPETSWKIKQPPDEEKREDALETGGLDMVLVPGLAFTRRGLRLGRGRGYYDKYLSRCVEVTKKRPVLIGLCFYEQLCSRIPVTDDDYVLDKVFYDDKEETEMTAM; encoded by the exons ATGGCTGCCTCCGCGATAACTGCGGCGAAAAATGTTCTTCGCAAAGAAATCAAGCAAAGAATAGCAAGACTGACGTTTGAAGAGAAACATAGTCAGTCTGCTATGGTAGTCCATAAA GTCATCAACTCCTCAGAGTACAAGAACAGTGAACGTATCTCAGTTTTCCTGAGCATGCATGATGAGATCCACACTGAGGGTATCCTAGAGCACATATTCAAATCTAACAAAAAAGCATTCATCCCTCACTACATTGGTGATATGATGGAGATGGTGAGGCTACACTCGATGGAAGACTATCAACAACTACCCGAAACATCGTGGAAGATCAAGCAGCCTCCTGATGAAGAGAAAAGAGAAGATGCCCTGGAAACAG gTGGCCTAGATATGGTTCTGGTGCCAGGGCTTGCATTTACCAGACGTGGTCTCAGGCTAGGTCGAGGGAGAGGCTACTATGACAAGTATTTATCACGATGTGTAGAAGTGACCAAAAAACGACCAGTTCTGATTGGCCTGTGCTTCTATGAACAATTATGCAGTAGAATACCTGTGACAGATGATGATTATGTTCTTGATAAAGTTTTTTATGATGAcaaagaggaaactgagatgACAGCAATGTAG
- the LOC135483553 gene encoding SKI family transcriptional corepressor 1 homolog-B-like produces MTTKSVLLSGSPPTSPKGTADSPNRESIQLPFLTVFPQHTKMESPQLSPNIKQNQVGTVLLRAVPIVSLFIDGQERLCLAQISNTLLRDFSYNEIHNRRVALGITCIQCTPVQLEILRRAGAMPVSSRRCGMITKREAERLVKSFLEDTVPPQLPENFCFDVNHECGWGCRGSFMPSRYNSSRAKCIKCYYCSNFFSPNKFIFHCHKMPAGIYRHPDAANFNSWRRHLKLSDKEASDDLEHAWEDVKAMFNGGSRKRLMSSPGQSPVADINDNSIEIKRPRMDVPQFPRQQPQPYPYPMFAAVGTNPYRLFGNILPRPSHPAFPFMQMDQTALPPERKVNQEMMHAKAVQNPYSFLWGKGLDNMAVDSEKMYVSKINDELIRERNFEAMRNNLWHPQYSTKEESPSPPAVNSTANPGQSGVSIYSSAFTPVKRDIDLERKNRKSKPRKGMKIGAIADSILQRNMLASANQPNSDDDNVDIDVSDDEIGSARDYFHQDLFTKAKKAEIAEDFELNNEKGKIADFENDFETIDDVKHKDMGTGLINSDFVIMGSSKHDEIAERVVKGPGAQLGVDCHLQPGELIGDGGKDGLVSTEDTSRRSSEIPVKKVPSTVEIEANDNNLVGEDVRDGEHRQKDGLVHEMSQLHQLRQRAEREYKAIEAVLASGETEHSQQDLQRRLSDAHDALLQFSRKIMSLTCGLEEAKSK; encoded by the exons ATGACCACAAAGTCTGTGCTTTTATCCGGATCACCACCAACCAGTCCAAAGGGCACAGCGGACTCCCCAAACCGAGAAAGCATCCAACTGCCATTCCTCACAGTGTTTCCCCAACATACCAAGATGGAGTCGCCTCAACTCTCACCCAACATCAAACAGAACCAGGTCGGGACGGTCCTCCTCCGAGCAGTACCAATTGTCAGTCTCTTCATAGATGGACAGGAACGATTGTGTTTGGCGCAGATCTCGAACACATTGCTCCGAGATTTCAGTTACAACGAGATTCACAATCGTCGCGTGGCCCTTGGAATAACCTGCATCCAGTGCACCCCTGTCCAGTTGGAGATCCTCCGCAGAGCTGGCGCGATGCCCGTCTCCTCACGGCGTTGTGGGATGATAACCAAGCGCGAGGCTGAGAGGCTTGTCAAGTCATTCCTTGAGGATACCGTACCGCCTCAACTCCCCGAGAACTTCTGCTTTGATGTCAATCACGAATGCGGCTGGGGCTGCCGAGGAAGCTTTATGCCATCAAGGTACAACAGTTCCAGGGCAAAATGCATTAAATGTTATTACTGCAGTAACTTCTTCTCACCAAATAAGTTTATCTTCCATTGTCATAAAATGCCAGCGGGTATTTATCGTCATCCTGACGCAGCTAATTTCAATTCGTGGAGACGCCATCTTAAATTGAGCGACAAGGAGGCTAGCGATGACCTTGAGCATGCTTGGGAAGATGTCAAAGCCATGTTTAATGGCGGCAGCCGAAAACGTCTCATGTCCAGCCCAGGTCAGTCACCAGTCGCTGATATCAATGACAACAGCATCGAGATCAAACGACCAAGAATGGATGTCCCGCAGTTTCCTCGACAGCAGCCGCAGCCATACCCATACCCAATGTTTGCTGCAGTTGGCACCAACCCATATAGACTGTTTGGGAACATTTTACCGCGCCCATCGCACCCTGCATTCCCATTCATGCAAATGGACCAGACGGCCTTGCCTCCGGAAAGGAAGGTCAACCAGGAAATGATGCATGCCAAGGCTGTGCAGAATCCGTATTCGTTCTTATGGGGGAAGGGATTAGACAACATGGCGGTTGACAGTGAAAAAATGTACGTCAGTAAGATCAACGATGAACTCATCAGAGAAAGGAACTTTGAAGCGATGCGAAACAACCTGTGGCATCCGCAATACTCGACCAAGGAAGAGAGCCCTAGTCCACCAGCTGTCAACAGCACAGCGAACCCGGGTCAAAGCGGGGTGTCCATCTACTCATCCGCGTTTACCCCTGTGAAAAGGGATATCGATTTGGAAAGAAAGAACAGGAAGAGCAAACCGCGGAAAGGAATGAAAATTGGCGCCATTGCAGACTCTATTCTCCAGCGGAACATGCTGGCTTCGGCAAATCAGCCAAactctgatgatgacaatgtcGATATCGATGTCTCCGATGACGAAATCGGAAGCGCTCGGGATTATTTTCATCAAGACCTTTTTACTAAAGCAAAGAAAGCCGAAATTGCGGAGGACTTCGAATTGAATAATGAGAAAGGAAAGATAGCCGACTTTGAGAATGATTTTGAGACTATCGATGATGTAAAACACAAGGATATGGGAACAGGACTGATAAACAGTGACTTTGTAATAATGGGTTCTTCAAAACATGATGAAATAGCCGAAAGAGTGGTTAAGGGTCCCGGCGCCCAACTTGGAGTAGATTGTCATTTGCAGCCTGGCGAATTGATAGGTGATGGAGGAAAAGATGGACTCGTCAGCACTGAAGATACCAGCAGGAGAAGCAGCGAGATACCGGTTAAAAAG GTACCGTCAACAGTTGAAATTGAAGCCAATGATAATAATCTGGTTGGCGAAGATGTCAGAGATGGTGAACACAGGCAGAAAG ATGGCCTCGTGCACGAGATGTCGCAACTGCACCAATTACGACAACGGGCGGAACGGGAATACAAGGCGATTGAAG CCGTACTCGCCAGTGGAGAAACCGAACATTCTCAGCAGGATCTGCAAAGAAGACTGTCAG ATGCTCATGATGCCCTGCTCCAGTTCTCAAGGAAAATCATGTCGCTGACATGCGGACTTGAGGAGGCAAAATCGAAATAG
- the LOC135502708 gene encoding mucin-5AC-like, whose product MKWTFAVAFLSSTLFVACSAESASSSGTTLIDPWTRTHSGCQCSGDDRTMACPCCVEGACQCGVLSRYGKCARCDSTSFVNDCSSQTAGRPTDTNGWTGRMECPCPKENAPTSRKPNTCACCSNSGCRCRDDPYQCTQCGREDKCHQPLNRQRRSDSRPTYPYLDTDLIDVGAGDTPLGYGAPTQGSENTGDSTGDIGDYTDYGSQVDSGDTPPFTDIGAGDQFSYTRAPVFLCTTPTTPRPPVTHRFSDKYGNQCFCVGTTPTPSTTTSSTTPSTTTTPTTTTTSTTTTTTPTTTTTSNTPPPTTTGPIWIDRPNSDCSTLAESGAGNGVYEIHPSIRDPFDAYCQNGWTVFQSRTGPEENFNRDWQDYKDGFGNPSTGNYWLGLENIFHLTNSRRYRLRVVFETFTNLAYWIEYDHFWIESEAQGYRLHIEGLSRGNAGDGFRFRGYQDTRLHNGISFSTKDRDNDHSRGSCARRYRSGWWFNNCFTANLNGQYMLPRKRGGRYAFCGVNGCIAWIPIHKRLSMKKVSMMIKPEEDDSIPRCKDQPVETPGQACGSSGSHSQEATGGDSDQSQLPIKPLGSRPDSTETTTSPNGDYGEYGDYSNEDDSVSARRQH is encoded by the exons ATGAAGTGGACTTTCGCCGTCGCGTTTTTGTCCTCGACTCTATTCGTCGCCTGTAGTGCTGAATCCGCGAGCTCCTCAGGGACTACGCTCATCGACCCATGGACAAGAACACATTCCGGATGCCA ATGCAGCGGCGACGACCGAACCATGGCATGCCCATGCTGCGTTGAGGGAGCTTGCCAATGTGGTGTCCTCTCCAGGTATGGCAAGTGTGCCAGGTGTGACAGCACCAGCTTCGTCAACGACTGCAGCAGCC AAACAGCTGGTCGACCTACCGATACCAATGGATGGACTGGGAGGATGGAGTGTCCTTGTCCCAAAGAAAACGCACCCACGTCCAGGAAGCCCAATACTTGTGCATGTTGCTCCAACAGCGGATGCAGATGCCGCGATGATCCTTACCAATGCACCCAGTGTGGCCGAGAGGACAAAT GTCATCAGCCCCTCAACCGCCAAAGAAGGAGTGACAGTAGGCCTACGTATCCATATCTTGATACCGACCTGATCGATGTGGGTGCAGGGGACACCCCATTAGGCTACGGAGCCCCGACTCAAGGGAGTGAAAACACTGGGGATTCGACCGGGGACATTGGAGACTATACCGATTACGGAAGCCAGGTTGATAGTGGAGACACTCCGCCATTCACTGACATTGGAGCTGGAGATCAATTTTCATACACCAGAGCCCCCGTTTTTCTGTGCACAACACCGACAACGCCCAGACCA CCTGTTACACACAGATTCTCCGACAAATACGGAAACCAATGCTTCTGCGTAGGCACTACTCCAACACCGTCTACAACTACCAGCTCTACCACCCCTTCCACCACTACTACCCCTACGACTACTACCACCTCTACCACCACCACTACTACCCCTACGACTACTACCACCTCTAACACTCCGCCTCCCACAACGACAGGACCCATTTGGATAGACAGGC CGAACAGTGACTGTTCCACGTTAGCGGAGAGCGGTGCTGGCAACGGCGTTTACGAGATCCACCCCAGTATCCGGGATCCCTTTGACGCCTACTGCCAGAACGGCTGGACCGTCTTCCAATCACGGACAGGGCCTGAGGAGAATTTTAATAGAGACTGGCAAGATTACAAGGATGGCTTCGGTAACCCAAGCACCGGCAACTATTGGCTTGGCTTGGAGAACATCTTCCATCTTACAAACTCGAGGAG atatCGTCTTCGTGTTGTTTTTGAGACATTCACTAACCTTGCCTACTGGATCGAGTATGACCATTTCTGGATTGAAAGCGAGGCTCAAGGGTATCGTCTACACATTGAAGGTCTGAGCAGAGGAAACGCAG GAGACGGATTCAGATTCAGGGGCTACCAGGACACAAGGCTCCACAACGGGATATCGTTCAGCACCAAGGACAGAGACAATGACCACTCTAGGGGTTCATGCGCAAGG CGTTATCGCTCCGGATGGTGGTTTAACAACTGCTTCACCGCCAACCTGAACGGTCAGTATATGCTACCAAGGAAAAGGGGAGGACGGTACGCCTTCTGCGGGGTAAACGGTTGCATTGCCTGGATACCAATACACAAGCGTTTATCAATGAAGAAAGTTTCGATGATGATCAAGCCCGAGGAAGACGACTCTATTCCGAGGTGCAAAGACCAGCCGGTCGAGACGCCCGGACAGGCGTGCGGCAGTAGTGGAAGCCACTCTCAGGAGGCGACTGGAGGTGATTCTGACCAATCTCAACTTCCGATTAAGCCGTTGGGCAGTCGGCCTGATAGCACGGAAACCACGACAAGCCCGAATGGAGATTATGGGGAATATGGGGACTACTCCAACGAAGATGATTCCGTAAGCGCGAGGAGACAGCACTAG
- the LOC135483961 gene encoding phosphatidylinositol 4-kinase alpha-like produces the protein MAAAEKDFYSNSLLLLARSLAALNPTPWEKVVRLLSLCPQVTQTRSIKLDQRGQQAVTALGLYLLESGLQYHEKIIEYLLSVLKALPKAQWIEATKLESKDKLPVSECFTFCLCTVLSDVARENQELQEKIVSAQLETFQALARILQSPNDVSKRKYLIFFQVTT, from the exons atggcggctGCAGAAAAAGATTTCTACAGCAACAGCCTTCTTCTTCTTGCTCGTTCTCTGGCCGCTCTAAACCCCACACCATGGGAAAAG GTGGTCAGGTTGTTGAGCTTGTGTCCTCAAGTCACCCAAACACGTAGCATCAAACTGGATCAGAGAGGCCAGCAGGCTGTTACTGCACTGGGGCTGTATCTACTTGAATCAGGGTTACAG TACCATGAGAAGATTATTGAGTACCTACTGAGCGTCCTGAAGGCTCTCCCAAAGGCACAGTGGATTGAGGCAACCAAGTTGGAGAGCAAAGACA AACTGCCTGTCAGTGAATGTTTCACATTTTGTCTCTGCACTGTCCTGTCAGATGTTGCAAGAGAAAACCAAGAACTTCAAGAGAAA ATTGTTTCAGCTCAGTTAGAGACATTCCAGGCATTAGCTAGAATACTACAGAGCCCGAATGATGTCTCAAAACGTAAGTATCTCATTTTCTTCCAGGTTACAACATAA